One genomic window of Candidatus Micrarchaeota archaeon includes the following:
- a CDS encoding acylphosphatase, with translation MKGYKITVHGRVQGVGFRWYAKRVADTLGIDGSVRNMEDGTVLIKCLCDEELMKQFVERLKQGNTMFRRVERVAVEEEDPDVLGIEKGQGFVIVF, from the coding sequence ATGAAAGGTTACAAGATAACCGTGCACGGTAGGGTTCAGGGTGTAGGGTTCAGATGGTATGCGAAACGTGTTGCCGATACATTGGGCATAGACGGTTCGGTTCGGAACATGGAGGATGGTACAGTGCTCATCAAATGTCTGTGTGACGAAGAGTTGATGAAACAGTTCGTAGAGCGTCTCAAACAGGGTAACACCATGTTCCGTAGAGTGGAACGCGTCGCTGTAGAGGAGGAAGACCCGGATGTGTTAGGGATAGAAAAAGGGCAGGGGTTCGTCATCGTGTTCTAA
- the rpsJ gene encoding 30S ribosomal protein S10 produces MATGKARIKLIAKDPKKLNNVCEQIKKIAELTGVPVRGPVPLPTKRLRVAVRRSPCGDGSETWEHYEMRVHQRLIDISGDERTLRQIMRVKVPDEVYVHILLE; encoded by the coding sequence ATGGCAACTGGTAAGGCGCGGATAAAACTGATTGCAAAGGACCCGAAAAAACTGAATAACGTATGCGAACAGATCAAGAAGATTGCCGAGTTGACGGGAGTGCCGGTGAGGGGTCCGGTTCCCCTTCCGACTAAAAGGTTAAGGGTTGCTGTCCGAAGGTCGCCTTGCGGTGACGGTTCAGAGACATGGGAACATTACGAGATGCGGGTCCACCAACGTCTGATCGATATATCGGGTGACGAGAGAACACTGCGCCAGATAATGAGGGTCAAAGTGCCCGATGAGGTCTACGTCCACATCCTGTTGGAGTAA
- a CDS encoding methyltransferase domain-containing protein, which yields MSKRKEKKEVIVRLNPLLKNAVRGPQVILPKDMGLIIAYTGVGRNSRVVEAGSGSGYATVMLANICKKVYSYETREEFLELARRNVQLNGLNNVVFRHMDITKGIHERNVDMVLLDLPDASEVIPHAYRALKPNGFVVGYLPNVEQMKDFFLRAKDAGFAEVFALEGIVREWKVRHYGVRPNNKGLVHTAFLVFCRKGGDRI from the coding sequence ATGAGTAAAAGGAAGGAGAAGAAGGAGGTCATCGTCCGTCTTAATCCGTTGCTGAAGAACGCCGTCCGCGGTCCGCAGGTCATCCTACCGAAGGATATGGGACTGATCATAGCGTACACAGGAGTAGGAAGAAACTCACGCGTTGTAGAAGCGGGTTCGGGGTCCGGATACGCTACTGTTATGTTGGCCAACATCTGCAAAAAGGTCTATTCATATGAAACGCGTGAAGAGTTCTTGGAACTGGCCAGAAGGAATGTACAACTCAACGGACTTAACAACGTGGTATTCCGTCATATGGACATCACTAAGGGGATACATGAAAGGAATGTGGATATGGTTCTGTTGGACCTACCAGATGCCTCAGAAGTCATCCCACATGCCTACAGGGCGCTTAAACCGAACGGGTTCGTCGTAGGATACCTGCCGAATGTGGAACAGATGAAAGATTTTTTTCTCCGGGCAAAGGATGCGGGATTCGCTGAAGTGTTCGCACTGGAAGGGATAGTAAGGGAATGGAAGGTTCGTCACTACGGTGTCCGGCCTAACAACAAAGGATTGGTGCATACCGCTTTCCTCGTGTTCTGCAGGAAAGGAGGTGATCGAATATGA
- a CDS encoding DUF1015 domain-containing protein: MVEVKRFDAWVPKDPERFTVKPYDVITEDELRELRTDPDSAVHIILPSGEGLDIYEKAQENIKRAYSELMVHDGHQAYLYRESSEEFTQRGLILCVSLEDYMSGHVKVHEKTREKPLMDRIKHIESTKSHTGLVWLIFKRNDELKRIMDSVEGREPVVRFYKYGYEHSLWRLTDAEFDRVREVMRDIDLYVADGHHRIAAAAEYYKNHKDDPEAKYVMAYCASDDEVRILPYNRVIRELPMSREEFLNRIAERFDVEETNKESPDKHEVLMYLDKWYVLKPKKIPDGSVESLDVSILQNDLLTPVLNIKDPRRDPNIFFVGGKLTKEDMEGYVRRGNAVFFLMHPTSIEELERVADAGRDMPPKSTWFDPKLLTGLVFHRLR; the protein is encoded by the coding sequence ATGGTAGAAGTAAAGAGGTTTGATGCATGGGTGCCGAAGGATCCTGAACGGTTTACTGTAAAACCTTACGATGTCATCACAGAGGATGAATTACGCGAGCTTAGAACAGACCCTGATTCTGCGGTGCATATCATATTACCTTCCGGTGAGGGGTTGGATATCTACGAGAAGGCACAGGAGAATATAAAGAGAGCGTATTCCGAACTCATGGTGCACGACGGTCACCAGGCCTATCTTTACAGGGAATCTTCCGAAGAGTTTACCCAACGCGGTTTGATACTGTGTGTGTCTCTTGAGGATTATATGTCCGGTCATGTCAAGGTCCATGAGAAAACGCGCGAGAAACCGTTGATGGATCGGATAAAACATATTGAATCTACGAAGAGTCATACCGGATTGGTGTGGTTGATATTTAAGAGAAACGATGAACTTAAGAGGATTATGGATAGCGTTGAAGGGAGGGAACCGGTGGTCAGGTTCTACAAGTACGGTTACGAGCATTCACTTTGGCGGTTGACCGATGCCGAGTTTGACCGTGTCAGAGAAGTTATGAGGGACATCGACCTTTATGTTGCGGATGGACATCATAGGATAGCGGCTGCGGCCGAATACTACAAAAATCATAAAGATGACCCCGAAGCCAAATATGTGATGGCGTATTGTGCGAGTGATGATGAGGTTCGAATACTACCTTACAACAGGGTTATTCGTGAGTTGCCTATGAGCAGGGAAGAGTTCCTCAACCGTATTGCTGAAAGGTTTGATGTGGAAGAAACGAATAAGGAATCGCCAGATAAACACGAAGTACTGATGTATCTGGACAAGTGGTACGTGCTCAAACCTAAAAAGATTCCGGACGGTAGCGTGGAATCCCTGGATGTGTCGATACTTCAGAACGACCTTTTGACGCCTGTGTTGAACATCAAAGACCCGAGGAGGGATCCCAACATCTTTTTTGTGGGCGGTAAACTTACCAAGGAAGACATGGAGGGTTATGTTAGGCGGGGCAACGCAGTATTCTTTTTGATGCATCCTACATCTATCGAGGAGTTGGAACGCGTGGCAGATGCAGGACGTGATATGCCGCCTAAATCAACATGGTTTGATCCGAAACTGTTGACAGGTCTCGTCTTCCATCGTTTGAGATGA
- the tuf gene encoding translation elongation factor EF-1 subunit alpha: MAEKEHLNLVFIGHIDHGKSTTVGRILFDTKSIPEQQLKRLREEAEKLGKPTFEFAYTMDTLKQERERGVTIEVSHREFQTPKYYFTIIDAPGHRDFVKNMITGASQADAAVLVVSAREGIQPQTKEHAFLAKVLGINQIIVAINKMDTVNYDRVKFEDVKASVIGLLKTIGYDTEKKPGKGWLVGVVPISAYYGDNVVNKSDKMDWYTGPTLIELLDKFEVPPKPIDKPLRIPIQDVFTITGHGTVPVGRVETGVLKPGDQIVIMPSGAKGEVKRIEMHHQELSEAKPGDNIGFNVKGIDKKDIKRGYVVGHPDNPPTVAKEFTAQIVVLQHPTAIGKGYTPVFHIHTAQAPCQIVEILEKKDPKTGQTAEKNPDFIKTGDVAVVKVVPLKPLVVEKFQEFPPLGRFAIRDMGMTIAAGVVLDVTKAE, encoded by the coding sequence ATGGCTGAAAAGGAGCATCTGAATCTTGTCTTTATAGGACACATAGACCACGGAAAATCTACTACAGTGGGAAGGATTCTTTTCGATACAAAATCTATACCGGAACAGCAACTGAAGAGGTTGAGAGAGGAAGCGGAGAAACTCGGTAAGCCTACATTCGAGTTCGCTTACACTATGGACACTCTTAAACAGGAAAGAGAACGGGGTGTAACGATCGAAGTATCTCACAGGGAGTTCCAGACACCGAAGTACTATTTCACGATTATCGACGCACCCGGTCACCGGGACTTCGTCAAGAACATGATTACCGGTGCCTCACAGGCTGACGCAGCAGTATTGGTTGTATCTGCAAGGGAAGGCATACAACCGCAGACAAAAGAGCATGCATTCTTGGCCAAGGTGTTGGGTATCAACCAGATTATCGTAGCGATCAACAAGATGGATACGGTCAATTACGATAGGGTGAAGTTTGAGGATGTGAAGGCCTCTGTGATAGGACTTCTGAAGACCATCGGATACGACACCGAGAAGAAACCAGGTAAAGGTTGGTTGGTAGGTGTTGTCCCTATATCAGCGTACTACGGTGATAACGTCGTTAACAAGAGCGATAAGATGGATTGGTATACCGGTCCGACACTTATCGAACTCCTTGACAAGTTTGAGGTTCCACCGAAACCGATCGATAAACCTTTAAGAATACCTATCCAGGACGTGTTTACTATTACCGGTCACGGTACCGTTCCTGTCGGAAGGGTTGAAACAGGTGTGCTGAAACCAGGAGACCAGATAGTTATCATGCCGAGCGGTGCCAAGGGAGAGGTTAAGAGGATCGAGATGCATCATCAGGAATTGTCCGAAGCCAAACCCGGTGATAACATCGGATTTAACGTCAAAGGTATAGATAAGAAAGATATCAAGAGAGGTTACGTTGTCGGTCACCCTGATAACCCGCCGACCGTGGCAAAAGAGTTTACTGCGCAGATCGTAGTCCTCCAGCATCCCACTGCCATAGGTAAAGGTTATACACCTGTGTTCCATATCCACACTGCACAGGCACCTTGCCAGATCGTGGAGATCCTGGAGAAGAAGGATCCTAAGACAGGACAGACTGCCGAGAAGAACCCAGATTTCATCAAGACCGGTGACGTGGCAGTGGTGAAGGTCGTACCCCTCAAACCGTTAGTGGTGGAGAAGTTCCAGGAGTTCCCGCCTCTCGGCAGGTTTGCTATCCGTGATATGGGTATGACCATCGCGGCAGGTGTTGTGTTAGACGTTACCAAAGCGGAGTGA